One Phaseolus vulgaris cultivar G19833 chromosome 11, P. vulgaris v2.0, whole genome shotgun sequence genomic window carries:
- the LOC137835405 gene encoding uncharacterized protein → MKTKIHEELMEEMGKETDLMRLEMRKENDRIRQEFLSQQLCVEPIEPLVSPTPKSTKGSCAAPPTSGDDIIGQTKDCELLVVGGKLPLVVALGKVYQDATTLHNVLLSPDVAKVTVEKVRFPDARVPLPSDEVTTVADAFQTFVAWPRDLIRFMPEPHKPFRAPSPEKKRDVPVDNPIASLRLIASQIGNEPFAVPWDDTFFQINTELSLMMYNTDLLEFVSGNQKLNINIIQFFMM, encoded by the exons atgaagactaagatacatgaagaattaatggaggagatgggaaaggagactgatttgatgcgactagagatgagaaaggagaatgatcgaatacgacaagagtttctatcgcaacaactttgtgttgagccgattgaaccccttgttagtcctactcccaagagcacaaaggggagttgtgcagctcctccaacatcaggggatgatatcattgGGCAGACgaaggattgtgagctactggtagtgggcggcaaacttcctctAGTGGTGGCCCTTGGAAAAGTTTATCAAGACGcaaccaccttacataacgttcttctctcccctgatgttgcgaaggtaacagttgaaaaagtacgatttcctgatgctcgtgttccactaccttcagatgaggtaaccactgtggccgatgcatttcagacattcgttgcctggcccagagacctcattcgatttatgcccgaacctcat aaaccttttcggGCACCAAGTCCGGAGAAGAAGCGTGACGTTCCAGTTGACAATCCTATAGCTTCCttacgtctcattgctagtcagattggtaATGAACCTTTTGCAGTTCCGtgggatgatacattttttcaaataaacactgaactgtCACTGATGatgtacaacacagatttattagaatttgtatCTGGGAATCAGaagctcaatataaatataattcaattttttatgatgtaa
- the LOC137835395 gene encoding uncharacterized protein → MKQGKNIITSTLNSDEFFRISQCASAKEMWDTLEVTHEGTNDVKKARKHTLIQKYEMFRMLKGESIAEVQKRFTHIVNHLMSLGKIFDKKELNIKILKCLDRSWQPKVTAISESKDLTYLTIASLFRKL, encoded by the coding sequence ATGAAACAAGGaaagaatatcataacctctACTTTGAACtctgatgaatttttcaggatctcacaatgtgcatctgctaaggaaatgtgggatactctagaggtcacccatgaaggaacaaatgatgtaAAGAAAGCAAGGAAACACACTCTAATACAaaagtatgagatgttcagaatgctcaaaggagaatcaattgctgaagtacaaaagagattcactCACATTGTCAATCATctaatgagtcttggaaaaatatttgacaaaaaggagttgaacatcaagattctcaagtgtcttgatagatcttggcaacctaaagtCACGGCTATCTCAGAATCAAAGGACTTGACATATTTGACTATAGCCTCCTTGTTTCGAAAGCTTTGA